One Streptococcus gallolyticus subsp. gallolyticus DSM 16831 DNA window includes the following coding sequences:
- a CDS encoding adenylosuccinate synthase, translating to MTSVVVVGTQWGDEGKGKITDFLSQDAEVIARYQGGDNAGHTIVIDGKKFKLHLIPSGIFFPEKISVIGNGVVVNPKSLVTELKYLHDEGITTDSLRISDRAHVILPYHIKLDRLQESSKGDNKIGTTNKGIGPAYMDKAARVGIRIADLLDKEIFAERLRVNLEEKNRLFEKMYECEPIKFEDIFEEYYEYGQQIKDYVTDTSVILNDALDAGKRVLFEGAQGVMLDIDQGTYPFVTSSNPVAGGVTIGSGVGPSKINKVVGVCKAYTSRVGDGPFPTELLDEVGDRIREVGHEYGTTTGRPRRVGWFDSVVMRHSRRVSGITNLSLNSIDVLSGLDTVKICVAYDLDGDRIDHYPASLEQLKRCKPIYEELPGWSEDITGCRSLDELPENARNYVRRVGELVGVRISTFSVGPDRDQTNILESVWANI from the coding sequence ATGACATCAGTAGTAGTTGTTGGTACCCAATGGGGTGATGAAGGAAAAGGTAAAATCACAGACTTCTTGTCTCAAGATGCTGAAGTGATTGCACGTTATCAAGGTGGAGACAATGCAGGTCACACTATCGTTATTGACGGTAAGAAATTTAAGTTGCATTTGATTCCGTCAGGTATTTTCTTCCCAGAGAAAATCTCTGTTATCGGAAATGGTGTGGTTGTCAATCCAAAATCATTGGTAACTGAATTGAAATACTTGCATGATGAGGGAATTACGACAGATAGCCTTCGTATTTCTGACCGTGCACACGTTATTTTGCCATATCACATTAAACTTGATCGTTTGCAAGAGTCTTCTAAGGGTGATAATAAAATTGGGACAACAAATAAAGGAATCGGACCTGCTTATATGGATAAAGCAGCACGTGTCGGTATCCGAATTGCTGACCTTTTGGACAAAGAAATCTTTGCAGAACGCTTGCGCGTGAATTTGGAAGAAAAAAATCGTCTCTTCGAAAAAATGTACGAATGCGAACCAATCAAATTTGAAGACATTTTCGAAGAATACTATGAATATGGTCAACAAATCAAAGATTACGTTACAGATACATCAGTTATCTTGAACGATGCTCTTGACGCTGGGAAACGTGTCCTTTTCGAAGGTGCACAAGGTGTCATGCTTGATATTGACCAAGGGACATACCCATTTGTAACATCATCTAACCCAGTCGCTGGTGGTGTAACAATCGGTTCTGGTGTTGGTCCAAGTAAAATCAACAAAGTTGTCGGTGTATGTAAAGCCTACACAAGCCGTGTTGGTGACGGACCATTCCCAACTGAACTTTTAGACGAAGTTGGTGACCGCATCCGTGAAGTGGGTCACGAATATGGGACAACAACTGGACGTCCACGTCGTGTTGGTTGGTTTGACTCAGTTGTAATGCGCCATAGCCGCCGTGTATCTGGTATCACAAACTTGTCACTTAACTCAATTGACGTTCTTTCAGGTCTTGATACGGTCAAAATCTGTGTGGCATACGACCTTGACGGTGACCGCATTGACCATTACCCAGCAAGTCTTGAACAATTGAAACGTTGTAAACCAATCTATGAAGAATTACCAGGTTGGTCAGAAGACATCACAGGTTGCCGTAGCCTTGACGAGCTTCCAGAAAATGCTCGTAACTACGTTCGTCGTGTTGGTGAACTTGTTGGTGTTCGCATTTCAACATTCTCAGTTGGACCAGACCGCGACCAAACAAATATTCTTGAGTCTGTTTGGGCAAATATTTAA
- a CDS encoding 3-keto-L-gulonate-6-phosphate decarboxylase UlaD: MTKQLPNLQVALDHSDLKGAIAAAVSVGNEVDIIEAGTVCLLQVGSELVEVLRNLFPDKWIVADTKCADAGGTVAKNNAVRGADWMTCICCATIPTMKAARKAIEEVRGERGEIQVELYGDWTYEQAQQWLDAGISQVIYHQSRDALLAGETWGEKDLNKVKKLIDMGFRVSVTGGLSVDTLKLFAGVDVFTFIAGRGITEAADPAAAARDFKNEIKRIWG, translated from the coding sequence ATGACAAAACAATTACCAAATTTACAAGTTGCTCTTGACCATTCTGATTTGAAAGGAGCTATTGCAGCTGCCGTTTCGGTTGGCAATGAAGTTGACATTATTGAGGCTGGGACAGTATGTCTTTTGCAAGTCGGCAGCGAGTTAGTCGAAGTGCTTCGTAATCTTTTTCCAGATAAATGGATTGTGGCGGATACTAAATGTGCAGACGCTGGTGGAACAGTCGCTAAAAATAATGCTGTACGCGGAGCAGACTGGATGACTTGTATTTGCTGTGCTACCATTCCAACCATGAAAGCTGCGCGTAAGGCCATTGAAGAAGTGCGTGGTGAACGTGGTGAGATTCAAGTTGAACTTTATGGCGATTGGACTTACGAGCAAGCACAACAATGGCTTGATGCGGGGATTTCACAAGTTATTTATCACCAATCGCGTGATGCGCTCCTTGCTGGTGAAACTTGGGGTGAAAAGGATTTGAATAAAGTTAAAAAGCTTATTGATATGGGCTTTCGTGTATCTGTGACTGGCGGTCTTAGTGTTGACACACTCAAACTCTTTGCTGGTGTAGATGTCTTCACTTTTATTGCAGGGCGCGGTATTACAGAAGCAGCAGACCCAGCTGCGGCAGCGCGTGATTTTAAAAATGAAATCAAACGTATTTGGGGGTAG
- a CDS encoding carboxymuconolactone decarboxylase family protein, with protein MARIKLVELEEATGAEKERYDELAGRNAVTNMKKGLLNDAATYDAYMGWYISWQRLVEVVGEKDAILYAHAISTTNSCQLCSLFFISDVKGLGLDPANLNYDEREEVLTELGRSIVKDPTAVSDELFEKLRTFFDDKEIVVIVGFAGQMIATNNFNSVLQIDVDKRLLPIIDEFKPATWRDNLKK; from the coding sequence ATGGCAAGAATTAAATTGGTAGAACTTGAAGAAGCAACAGGAGCAGAAAAAGAACGTTACGATGAATTGGCAGGTCGCAACGCTGTGACAAACATGAAAAAAGGGCTTTTAAATGACGCTGCGACATACGATGCTTACATGGGTTGGTACATATCATGGCAACGTTTGGTAGAAGTTGTTGGTGAGAAAGATGCCATTCTCTATGCTCACGCGATTTCAACAACGAACTCATGTCAACTTTGCTCACTCTTTTTCATTAGTGATGTGAAAGGGCTTGGTCTTGACCCAGCGAATTTGAATTATGATGAACGTGAAGAAGTTTTGACAGAATTAGGACGTTCTATCGTTAAAGACCCAACTGCTGTGTCTGATGAACTCTTTGAAAAACTAAGAACATTCTTTGATGACAAAGAAATCGTCGTTATTGTCGGCTTTGCTGGTCAAATGATTGCGACTAACAACTTTAACTCTGTCTTGCAAATTGATGTGGATAAACGTTTGCTTCCAATCATTGACGAATTTAAACCAGCCACATGGCGTGATAATTTGAAGAAATAA
- a CDS encoding PTS sugar transporter subunit IIB → MVKVLTACGNGMGSSMVIKMKVENALRQLGVSNIESASCSVGEAKGLAANYDIVVASNHLIHELDGRTDGKLIGLDNLMDDNEIKTKLEAALK, encoded by the coding sequence ATGGTTAAAGTTCTTACAGCGTGCGGTAATGGTATGGGCTCATCTATGGTTATCAAAATGAAAGTTGAAAATGCACTTCGTCAACTTGGTGTTAGTAATATCGAATCAGCTTCTTGTTCGGTCGGAGAAGCTAAAGGCTTGGCAGCCAATTATGACATTGTAGTCGCTTCAAATCACTTGATTCATGAATTAGACGGTCGTACTGATGGTAAATTGATTGGTCTTGATAATTTGATGGACGATAATGAAATAAAAACAAAATTGGAAGCAGCTTTAAAATAA
- a CDS encoding PTS ascorbate transporter subunit IIC — protein MDFLLSILNWFSQNILQKPAFFVGILVLIGYILLKKPWYDVFAGFVKATVGYMILNVASAGLVSTFRPILAALNYRFNIGAAVIDPYFGLTAANNYIMDNFPKFVGTATTALLIGFFLNIFLVAFRKITKVRTLFITGHIMVQQAATVTLMIILLIPSFRNQFWGTLAVGIVCGLYWAVSSNMTVEPTQRLTGGGGFAIGHQQQFAIWFVDKIAPKIGKKEENLDNLKLPTFLNIFHDTVVASATLMLVFFGAILYILGPDIMSNADVITSGTVYNPASQSFFMYVIETSFTFSVYLFILMQGVRMFVAELTNAFQGISSKLLPGSFPAVDVAASFGFGSPSAVLFGFATGLIGQLITILLLIIFKNPVLIITGFVPVFFDNAAIAVYADKRGGWKAAVVLSFLSGVIQVALGAVAVSLLNLGAYGGYHGNIDFEIPWVPFAYLFKYAGAIGYAIVCLFLLAIPQIQFARAKDKEAYYAGQVQSEE, from the coding sequence ATGGATTTCCTATTATCAATTCTTAACTGGTTTTCACAAAATATTTTGCAGAAACCAGCGTTCTTTGTAGGTATCTTAGTTTTAATCGGATACATTCTTTTGAAGAAACCTTGGTATGATGTGTTTGCTGGTTTTGTCAAGGCAACAGTAGGTTACATGATTTTAAATGTAGCTTCTGCGGGACTTGTTAGCACATTCCGTCCAATTCTTGCGGCGTTGAATTATCGTTTTAATATTGGTGCGGCTGTTATTGACCCTTATTTTGGTTTGACGGCGGCTAATAATTATATTATGGATAATTTCCCTAAATTCGTTGGGACAGCTACAACAGCTTTGTTGATTGGTTTTTTCCTAAATATCTTCTTGGTGGCGTTTCGTAAGATTACAAAGGTGCGTACGTTGTTTATCACTGGTCATATCATGGTTCAGCAAGCAGCAACGGTTACTTTGATGATTATTCTATTGATTCCAAGCTTCCGCAATCAATTTTGGGGAACGTTGGCAGTAGGTATTGTTTGTGGACTTTATTGGGCTGTTAGTTCAAATATGACTGTTGAGCCAACACAACGTTTGACTGGTGGTGGCGGATTCGCTATTGGACACCAACAACAATTTGCAATTTGGTTTGTTGATAAGATTGCTCCGAAAATTGGGAAAAAAGAAGAAAATCTTGATAATCTCAAATTACCAACTTTCTTGAATATTTTCCATGATACTGTTGTCGCTTCTGCGACATTAATGTTGGTATTCTTTGGTGCCATTCTCTATATTTTGGGACCAGATATCATGTCAAATGCAGACGTTATCACATCTGGTACGGTTTATAATCCTGCAAGTCAATCGTTCTTTATGTATGTGATTGAGACATCGTTCACTTTCTCAGTTTATCTTTTCATCTTGATGCAGGGTGTACGTATGTTCGTTGCTGAATTGACGAATGCCTTCCAAGGAATTTCAAGTAAGCTTCTTCCTGGTTCATTCCCAGCGGTCGATGTTGCAGCATCATTTGGCTTCGGTTCACCTTCAGCGGTACTGTTTGGTTTTGCGACAGGTCTTATTGGACAGTTGATTACCATTCTCTTATTGATTATTTTCAAAAATCCAGTTCTGATTATCACAGGTTTTGTGCCAGTATTTTTTGATAATGCGGCTATCGCTGTTTACGCTGATAAACGTGGTGGTTGGAAAGCTGCGGTTGTCCTTTCTTTCCTATCTGGGGTTATTCAAGTGGCACTTGGTGCCGTTGCGGTATCACTTCTTAATCTCGGTGCATATGGTGGTTACCATGGCAATATTGACTTTGAAATTCCATGGGTTCCATTTGCTTATCTTTTCAAATATGCTGGCGCGATTGGTTATGCTATTGTCTGCCTCTTCTTGCTTGCAATCCCTCAAATTCAGTTTGCAAGAGCAAAAGACAAGGAAGCTTACTATGCTGGTCAAGTTCAGTCTGAAGAGTAA
- a CDS encoding RrF2 family transcriptional regulator, translating into MISTRGRYAIRVMIDLVENNNGHYIPLKDIAKRQEISKKYLEIIVKEMVAGELLIGASGRGGGYKLRRKPEEYTVGEILDLMEGTLSSVACLADKSFDCPRKDKCKTLPMWTEYDNLVHDFFYGKTILDLVNN; encoded by the coding sequence ATGATATCAACAAGAGGACGTTACGCCATTCGAGTAATGATTGACCTCGTCGAAAATAATAATGGGCACTATATTCCGCTAAAAGACATTGCCAAAAGACAAGAAATTTCCAAAAAATACCTCGAAATTATTGTTAAAGAAATGGTGGCAGGTGAGCTGCTTATTGGAGCTAGCGGGAGAGGTGGCGGTTACAAGCTTCGTCGAAAACCCGAAGAATATACTGTTGGAGAAATTCTTGACCTCATGGAAGGCACACTTTCATCCGTTGCTTGCTTGGCTGACAAATCCTTTGATTGTCCCAGAAAAGATAAATGCAAAACACTTCCCATGTGGACAGAATATGACAATCTGGTTCATGACTTCTTCTACGGCAAAACTATCCTCGACCTTGTTAATAATTAA
- a CDS encoding L-ribulose-5-phosphate 3-epimerase — protein MTRPIGIYEKATPKNFTWRERLAFAKELGFDFVEMSVDESDSRLARLDWTKKERLDVVQAIYETGIRIPSICFSGHRRYPLGSNDPKTEATSLEMMKKCIELAQDLGVRTIQLAGYDVYYEEKSPETRARFIKNLRKACDWAEEAQVILAIEIMDDPFINSIEKYLAVEKEIDSPYLFVYPDTGNVSAWHNDLWSEFYNGHKSIAALHLKDTYAVTENSKGQFRDVPFGDGCVDWEAMFAILKKTNYNGPFLIEMWSENCATVEETKQAIQVAKDFLLPKIEKAGLR, from the coding sequence ATGACGCGTCCAATTGGTATTTATGAAAAGGCGACTCCTAAGAATTTTACATGGAGAGAACGTCTAGCGTTTGCAAAAGAACTCGGCTTTGATTTTGTTGAAATGTCGGTAGATGAATCGGATAGCCGTTTGGCACGTCTGGATTGGACAAAAAAAGAGCGTTTGGACGTTGTTCAAGCTATTTACGAAACAGGTATTCGGATTCCAAGTATTTGCTTTTCGGGACATCGCCGTTATCCTCTTGGGTCTAATGACCCTAAAACTGAAGCAACATCGCTTGAAATGATGAAAAAATGTATTGAATTAGCGCAAGACCTTGGTGTCCGTACTATTCAATTGGCGGGGTATGATGTTTATTATGAAGAAAAATCCCCAGAAACACGCGCTCGTTTTATTAAAAATCTCAGGAAAGCTTGTGATTGGGCTGAAGAAGCTCAAGTTATTCTGGCGATTGAAATTATGGATGACCCTTTTATTAATTCTATTGAAAAATACTTGGCTGTGGAAAAGGAAATTGATTCGCCTTATCTTTTTGTTTATCCAGATACTGGTAATGTATCGGCTTGGCATAATGACCTTTGGAGTGAATTCTACAATGGTCATAAGTCCATTGCTGCCTTGCATTTAAAAGATACTTATGCTGTCACTGAAAACTCCAAAGGGCAGTTTCGTGATGTCCCATTTGGGGACGGCTGTGTTGATTGGGAGGCTATGTTTGCTATTCTCAAGAAAACAAACTATAACGGTCCATTTTTGATTGAAATGTGGTCGGAAAATTGTGCGACAGTTGAGGAAACAAAACAAGCTATCCAAGTCGCAAAAGACTTTTTATTACCAAAAATTGAGAAAGCGGGGTTACGTTAA
- a CDS encoding PTS sugar transporter subunit IIA → MNLKQALIDNDSIRLGVTASDWKEAVKLAVEPLVESGAVKAEYYDAIIASTAQYGPYYILMPGMAMPHARPEAGVQRDAFSLITLTHPVKFQDGKEVSVLLALAATSSKIHTSVAIPQIIALFELENSVERLQSCQTKEEVLAMIDESKDSPYLEGLDLES, encoded by the coding sequence ATGAATTTAAAACAAGCTTTGATTGATAATGATTCTATTCGGCTAGGGGTGACAGCGTCAGATTGGAAAGAGGCGGTTAAGTTAGCTGTTGAACCTCTGGTTGAAAGTGGCGCAGTTAAGGCAGAATATTATGATGCTATTATCGCATCCACAGCTCAGTATGGTCCGTATTATATTTTGATGCCAGGTATGGCGATGCCTCATGCGCGTCCAGAAGCTGGTGTACAACGTGATGCCTTTTCGTTAATCACATTGACTCATCCTGTTAAATTTCAAGACGGTAAAGAAGTTTCTGTACTCCTTGCCTTGGCAGCTACGAGTTCAAAAATCCATACTTCGGTAGCTATTCCGCAGATTATTGCGCTTTTTGAGTTAGAAAATTCGGTAGAACGCCTACAATCTTGTCAGACCAAAGAAGAAGTTTTGGCTATGATTGATGAATCAAAGGACAGTCCGTATTTGGAAGGCTTGGATTTAGAGAGTTAA
- a CDS encoding methionine ABC transporter ATP-binding protein: MVKNVFELENISKTYKNDGKEFVALEDVSLSIREGEIFGIIGMSGAGKSTLVRTLNRLEEVSAGTVKFYGNDLASLKTGELRNVRHSISMIFQSFNLLQQRTVIQNVEQPLRIAGVDKVKRREIAEEMLAIVGLSDKKNAYPERLSGGQKQRVAIARALAADPKVLLCDEATSALDPKITGEILELLKEINEKRKLTIVIITHEMSVVEKICDRVAIIDNGKLAEIGEVKEVFRAPQSKVARKLVFPTNPFDPSNPNGRLVRIVFDGLAASEPFIANLVETTGKKVNILSANTKSVGGIGYGQMVLELPPEVGDQEVIIDFLKKNGLSLSEVVRE, encoded by the coding sequence TTGGTAAAAAATGTATTTGAGTTGGAAAACATATCAAAGACATACAAAAATGATGGCAAAGAATTTGTCGCTCTAGAAGATGTTAGTTTGTCAATCCGTGAGGGAGAAATTTTTGGCATTATTGGGATGAGCGGTGCTGGAAAGTCAACGTTGGTGAGAACTTTAAATCGCTTGGAAGAAGTTTCAGCTGGCACGGTCAAATTTTATGGGAATGATTTGGCAAGCTTGAAAACAGGGGAACTTCGAAACGTTAGACATTCGATTTCGATGATTTTTCAAAGTTTCAATCTTTTGCAACAAAGAACGGTAATTCAAAATGTCGAACAGCCTTTGCGAATTGCTGGGGTGGATAAGGTAAAACGTAGAGAAATAGCTGAAGAAATGCTAGCGATTGTCGGCTTATCGGATAAGAAAAATGCTTACCCTGAACGCTTATCTGGTGGGCAAAAGCAGAGAGTGGCGATTGCGCGTGCACTTGCTGCCGACCCAAAAGTGCTCTTGTGTGATGAGGCGACTAGCGCTTTGGATCCTAAAATCACAGGAGAAATTCTAGAGCTTTTAAAAGAGATTAATGAAAAAAGAAAATTAACGATTGTTATCATTACCCATGAGATGTCCGTGGTTGAGAAAATTTGTGATCGTGTGGCAATCATTGACAATGGTAAGCTTGCTGAGATTGGAGAGGTAAAAGAAGTTTTCCGTGCTCCGCAATCAAAAGTGGCTAGAAAATTAGTTTTTCCAACGAATCCATTTGACCCTTCAAATCCGAATGGTCGGCTTGTTCGTATTGTTTTTGACGGTTTAGCTGCTAGTGAGCCTTTTATTGCAAATCTTGTTGAAACGACAGGTAAGAAAGTCAATATCCTTAGCGCAAATACAAAGAGTGTTGGTGGTATTGGCTATGGGCAAATGGTGCTGGAGCTTCCGCCAGAAGTGGGTGATCAAGAGGTTATTATTGATTTCCTAAAGAAAAATGGGCTTAGCTTATCGGAGGTGGTTAGAGAATGA
- a CDS encoding methionine ABC transporter permease, with protein MSQYIIEAIQVGILETLEMTFFSALIAYLIGLPLGIILYATARGRLLENRIINLVLGVIVNILRSLPFLILLVLLIPFTRLVTGSSIGTIASIVPLTIGTIPIVARMVEASLCEVQPGIIEAATAMGASPFYIILHFILPEATPSLLQGAAINVATVLGYSAMAGVIGGGGLGAIALQYGYYRYQKDVLWSTVALLVIMVMIIQEVGNLIAKKKRKS; from the coding sequence ATGAGTCAATATATCATAGAAGCGATTCAAGTTGGGATACTAGAAACGCTTGAAATGACCTTCTTTTCAGCTTTAATCGCTTATCTGATTGGGTTGCCACTTGGAATTATTTTATACGCAACGGCTCGAGGGAGACTTTTAGAAAATCGCATTATCAATCTTGTATTGGGAGTTATTGTTAATATTTTACGGTCTTTGCCGTTCTTGATTTTATTGGTTCTTCTTATCCCTTTTACAAGATTAGTGACAGGGTCTTCCATAGGAACTATCGCTTCTATTGTTCCCTTAACCATTGGAACGATTCCAATTGTGGCACGCATGGTTGAGGCGTCATTGTGCGAGGTTCAACCAGGAATTATCGAAGCTGCAACGGCAATGGGAGCGTCACCGTTTTACATTATCTTACATTTTATTTTGCCAGAAGCAACGCCGTCACTTTTGCAGGGGGCTGCGATAAATGTTGCTACTGTGCTTGGGTATTCTGCAATGGCAGGTGTCATTGGCGGAGGCGGTTTAGGCGCAATTGCTCTGCAATATGGCTACTATCGTTATCAAAAGGATGTCCTTTGGTCAACGGTGGCTTTACTTGTCATCATGGTGATGATTATTCAGGAAGTTGGCAACCTAATTGCTAAGAAAAAACGAAAATCGTAA
- a CDS encoding iron-containing alcohol dehydrogenase, translating to MIGFEYYNPAKIVFGEDSEQQLTALLKENHISSLLLVYSGDFIKDLGIYAVIEKAVKELGIVFSENGNVVPNPEVDLVRQLVEQGKKDKVDFVLAVGGGSSIDTAKAVALGIPYDGDVWDFFDKGISPKEVLNIGVIATTASSGSETSNASIISNGEWKIGFEDDRIIPKFAIMNPKYTAGLPLYQTAVGIADVLAHLLERYFSDTQHSDVTDYLIEGGIRALLLNADRLLDDLSDINARAEIQWLASVAHNNFLDAGRSADWGSHRIEHELSAQYHIVHGEGMAVVLLAWIRYVAERKPWRPALLASRVFDVDAHDYDEKERALILAEKLEAFFKSLELKTTLTELGIDDKDFEIMAKRATRNGSVGHYELLDADSIQEILKLAL from the coding sequence ATGATTGGATTTGAATACTATAATCCAGCAAAAATCGTATTTGGAGAAGATAGTGAGCAACAATTAACCGCTTTGCTTAAAGAAAATCACATAAGCTCACTTTTGCTCGTTTATAGTGGCGATTTTATCAAAGATTTGGGAATTTATGCTGTCATTGAAAAAGCTGTTAAAGAATTAGGTATTGTTTTTAGTGAAAATGGCAATGTGGTACCCAATCCAGAGGTTGATTTGGTTCGACAATTGGTTGAGCAAGGCAAAAAAGACAAAGTTGACTTTGTTTTGGCAGTTGGTGGCGGAAGTTCAATTGATACCGCAAAAGCTGTGGCACTTGGGATACCGTACGACGGAGATGTTTGGGATTTCTTTGACAAAGGCATTTCGCCAAAAGAGGTATTAAATATCGGTGTTATCGCCACAACGGCGTCAAGTGGTTCTGAAACGTCAAATGCTTCTATTATTTCAAATGGGGAATGGAAGATTGGTTTTGAAGATGACCGTATTATTCCAAAATTTGCAATTATGAATCCCAAATACACCGCTGGTTTGCCGCTTTATCAAACAGCAGTTGGGATTGCGGATGTTTTAGCCCACCTTTTGGAACGTTATTTTTCTGATACACAGCATTCTGATGTCACTGACTATCTTATTGAGGGAGGCATTCGAGCATTGTTGTTAAATGCTGACCGTCTGCTTGATGATTTGAGTGATATTAATGCGCGTGCTGAAATTCAATGGTTGGCTAGTGTGGCTCACAACAACTTTTTAGATGCTGGTCGTAGCGCTGACTGGGGGTCACATCGGATTGAGCATGAGTTGTCAGCACAATATCATATCGTCCACGGCGAGGGAATGGCGGTTGTGTTACTAGCTTGGATTCGTTATGTGGCAGAAAGAAAACCTTGGCGTCCCGCTTTGCTTGCTAGTCGCGTATTTGATGTAGATGCGCATGATTATGATGAAAAAGAAAGAGCGCTTATCCTTGCGGAAAAATTAGAAGCATTCTTCAAATCGTTAGAGCTAAAAACGACTTTGACAGAATTGGGAATTGACGATAAAGATTTTGAGATTATGGCAAAACGTGCAACCAGAAATGGAAGCGTTGGGCATTATGAATTGCTTGATGCTGATAGCATACAAGAAATTTTGAAACTGGCACTTTAA
- a CDS encoding MetQ/NlpA family ABC transporter substrate-binding protein: protein MKKKVLSLIVTGFVATILTGCGASQAATSSSTSDSNTVIKVGANITPHAEILEEAKPILAKKGITLEIVKLEDSITPNTGVIEGSLDANYFQHVPYLEQFNKENDSDLVSIGAIHYEPFGIYAGRVTKLSSLPDGALVAVPNNVTNEARALLLLAQEGIITLNDDAGVNATVEDITDNPKNIQFKELAPEQLVSALPDVDIAVINGNYAIEGGLKVSDALAVEANDGLAAKTYANIIATSPDKKDDEALKTLVEVLQSSEIKSFIEETYDGAVVPLD, encoded by the coding sequence ATGAAAAAGAAAGTATTATCGTTAATCGTTACAGGCTTTGTGGCAACCATTTTGACTGGTTGTGGAGCTAGTCAAGCTGCCACTTCAAGCAGTACATCAGATAGCAATACCGTGATTAAGGTGGGGGCAAATATTACACCGCACGCTGAAATTCTCGAAGAAGCAAAACCAATTTTGGCGAAAAAAGGGATTACTTTAGAAATTGTGAAACTTGAGGATTCGATTACGCCAAATACGGGAGTTATCGAGGGCAGTTTGGATGCCAATTATTTCCAACACGTTCCTTATTTAGAACAATTTAATAAAGAAAATGACTCTGATTTGGTATCCATTGGAGCTATTCACTATGAACCCTTTGGAATCTATGCTGGTCGTGTAACGAAATTATCATCACTTCCAGATGGAGCTTTGGTTGCTGTTCCGAATAATGTAACAAATGAAGCGCGTGCACTACTCTTGCTTGCACAAGAGGGAATTATTACCTTAAATGACGATGCTGGCGTAAATGCAACGGTAGAAGATATTACCGATAATCCAAAAAATATCCAATTTAAAGAATTGGCGCCAGAACAGTTAGTATCTGCTCTTCCAGATGTGGATATTGCCGTTATCAACGGAAACTATGCGATTGAAGGTGGTTTGAAAGTTAGTGATGCTTTGGCGGTGGAAGCTAACGATGGTCTAGCAGCAAAAACGTATGCTAATATTATTGCAACATCACCAGATAAGAAAGACGACGAGGCGTTGAAAACATTGGTTGAAGTGCTTCAAAGTTCAGAGATTAAATCATTTATTGAGGAAACTTATGACGGTGCAGTAGTGCCTTTGGACTAA